ctagccaggcatgatggcccttgcctgtagtcccagctacttgggaggtggaggcaggagaattgcttgaaaccgtgaggcggaggttgcagtgagccaagatcgtgccactgcactccagcctgggcgacagagtgagactctgtctagaaaacaaacaaacaaacaatgtaaaaactatccgggcatggtggcccttgcctgtagtcccaactatttgggaggctgaggcaggagaatcgcttgaacccgggagattgaggttgcaatgagccgagattgggtcattgcactgcagcctgggccacaagagcaaaactccatctcaaaaaaattttttaaaggccaggaacagtggctcacacctgtaatcccagcactttgggaggccgaggcaggggatcacctgaggtcagttcgagatcagtctggccaacatggtgaaacccgtctctactaaaaatacaaaaattagccagccatggtggcgggtgcctgtaatcccagctactcgggaggctgaggcaggagaatcacttgaacctgggagatggaggttgcagtgagccgagatcgtgccactgcactcccgcctgggagacagagcaagactccatctcaaaccaaaaccaaacaaaaacaactggtGGAGCACACGTCCCAGACTGGGGACTACAAGGGGCATGGCCTGGCGCTCACTCTTGcccttccctcccccaacccAAGTCCCACCCATGGGCCTGGGCTTGGCCAGGCGGCACAATTGAATATTGAGTAACACGCAGATAGTGAACATCAGAGTTTATTTGTGGGTTGTGCAAGACAGGAGACCTTTGGAGACCCCTCTGTTATTTCCTTGAGCCCCAGGAACTACCCATGTCTACACcccaagcagcagcagcagcatgagaacgaTTAACACGCATTGAGGACCTATTGTGTGGGGGTCCCTGGAATGCCTCACATGAAGTCATGTGTCTTGTCTGAGCCCTTGGAGACAGGGCCACTTCTTGtccccatattacagatgaggaaactgaggcacaaagcgGCTAAGCCCTTAGCCATGAGTCCACAGCCAGGAACCTGGGTCCAGCCCTCCAGCCGTGCCTCTGGCCCTGGGCTGCTCCAAGCTTGGCACACATGGGTTTGAAATGTTCACAGCCCAAGGGGGCGCAGCGGATTTTGCAGAGTCTGAGATTTGCACATCAGCAGCCTGGAGATTACAGGGTTCAGGTGAGGATCCTGGCTCTGGTGCTCAGTCCTGGCCGTGGGCCCCCAGGTGAGTCACTGCCTCTCTTggggcctcggtttcctcatctgtaaaatggatggaGACACTTAGAGAATCACTGCCTAAGCCCCCTGCTCCCCTTCTGCCAATAACAGAATCTCATCCATCTGGATAGCcgcatttcccagcctcccctgcAGCAAGGTGTGGCCATTTCGCTCTGTTCTGGCCAGTGGGATATAAAATGAAGGGTTTCAAGGCTTCCTGGGGAGACTTCCAGGAGACACCCAGCCAGCACTGGCCTCTGACTTTCCCTCAGAACGAGGAGGTAAAGGCTGGAGCTCTGGCAACTATTTTGTGCCAGGAGGCAACCTTGAGGACAAAAGCTAAATATgcaataaaatgagagaaaaatcaagTCCTACTGCTACTGCAGCTGAACCTGAACCTATCTGTATGGTATCCTTTTCTTACACCAGGTCTCTATTCCTTATCCCTGGGCTCACACCAGTGTAGAGTCCTTCCCTGTGCTCCCTGGTCTATGGCCTAGCATTCGACGCATCTCATGGGTAACCCCATCCCAGTGCCCCAGGCCGGACAGTGTCCGGTGCATTCGGGTTGCAGGCAGGCTGCTCTCCCAGCCTCCCCCCAGGGCTGCAGGTGCTGTGGCAGTGGCCATGGACACAAAGGGGTCCCCAGGCTCTGGACAGATTGAATAGGGGGTCCGACGATGGATACCCTGCTGAGGCTGAGCTCTGGGGCTGGCCTTGGAGACTTCAGCAGGGCGGGTGAGGTCATCTTCAAAGGATGGCGGGGACAACTCATGGAGCCCACGGCGGGTGGCCCGAGCAGCCCGGAGGAGAGTATGGGTCAGCACAGCCACCAGAACCAGGGCGCCAGAGCCGAGGATGGAAGCAGCTGCTGCGCCTGTCTCGATCTCGAAAAGTAGCAAGGCATAGATGGACAGTGCTGTGGAAGGAAATGACTctcatttattcagtcaacaaGCATTTGCCCTCCAAGCCCTCGGGGAGTTCGTGCACACAGGGAGAAATCATGAAAAGTCCTGCCACGTGACTGGAACATAGAATAGGCATCTAATTCTCCCACATCCCACACGTGCTTCATCATcacatccattttacagagaagaaagctGGGGCCCACAGGTTAGGAGACTCTTCAAAGCCATACAGCCAGGAAGTGACAGAGGTGGGATTTTAACCCAGGCTGGTcggctccagagtctgtgctctgAAGCACAGGTCTGCCTCCGAAGAAGACAACAGAAAGAGACTCATTTCAGCAGCTGTGGGCAGGGGCTTTCCTGAGGAGGAGCTATTTGAGCTGAGACCCTGGGGGAAGAAGTAGCAGCTTCTGGGAGAGCTGAGGAGGATGACGGCTGCAGGGACATAGCAAGTGCAGAGGTCCTGAGGTGGAAACGCCCTAGTGTCTGAGGCtcagaagaaagcaaaacaggttctggccgggctcagtggctcacgcctgtaatcctaacattttgggaggctgaggcgggtggatcacttgaggtcaggagttcgagaccagcctgggcagcatggtgaaattctgtctctacaaaaaaatacaaaacttagttgggcaccgtggcaggtgcctgtaatcccagctcctcgggaggctgaagcaggagaattgcttgagcctgggagatggaggctgcagtgagccgagatcgtgccactgcactccagtctgggccacagagtgagattcagtctcaacaacaacaacaacaacaacaaaagaaaaataggttgTGTAACTgcaggagagagatgggggagagatGGAGGAGTTAAGGAAGGAGTGGATGTTGGGGACCAGATGGGGATGgaggcttcttcttcttcttcctcttcttcccttcctcctcttcctcctcctcctcctcctccatcttcttcttcctcttcctcctcctcctccatcttcttcttcctcttcctcctcctcctccatcttcttctcctccttcttgtccttcttccttcttcttccttcttgttcttgttcttcttccttcttccttcttcttcttcttctttttttttttttttttgtattttttagtagagatggagtttcaccatgttagccaggatggtctcgatctcctgacctcaagtgatccacccgcctgggcctcccaaagtgctgggattacaggcgtgagcgaccgcgcccggtcctcttctttcttctccttctttttttttttcttgagatagggtcttgttctgtccaACCCCAGGTTGGAAGGCGTGGCTTGGCTacgactcactgccacctcaacctccccaggctcaggtgagtctcccacctcagcctcctgagtaggtgggactacaggtacatgccaccatgcctggctaatttttgttttatgttgttttgtttttgtttcttgtttttttttttttttttttttttttgagacggagtctggctctgtcgcccaggctggagtgcggtggccggatctcagctcactgcaagctccgcctcccgggttcacgccattctcctgcctcagcctcccgagtagctgggactacaggcgcccgccacctcgcctggctagtttttttttttgtatttttagtagagacggggtttcaccgtgttcgccaggatggtctcgatctcctgacctcgtgatccgcccgtctcggcctcccaaagtgctaggattacgggcttgagccaccgcgcccggcctttttttttttttgagacagaatcttgctctgtcacccaggctggagtgcagtggtgtgacctctgctcactgcaacctccgcttcccggattcaagtgattctcctgcctcagcctcccaagtagctgggattacaggcgcctgccaccacactcggctaattgttgtatttttagtagagacagggtttcaccatgttggccaggctggtctcaaacccctgatctcaggtgatctgcctgcctcagccttccaaagtgctgggattacaggcatgagtcatggtgcccagcctaatttttgtatttttagtagagacagggtttcgccttgttgcccaggctggtctccaattcctgagctcaaatgatcctctcaccttggtctcccaagagggctgggattacaggtgtgagccacggtgccccaccgtgttttcttctaagagcaaTGAGTAGGGAGATTTTGGAGCTGGAGAGGAATGGgacctgctctctctctctctttttttgagacagagttccgctcttgttgcccaggctgcagtgcagtggcgcaatctcagctcactgcaacctctgtctctcgggttcaagcaattcttctgcctcagcctctccagtaactgggattacaggcatgcaccacaatgcctggctaattttgtatttttagtagagacaggggtttcaccatgttggtcaggctggtctccaattcctgacctcaggtgatccacctgcctcggcctcccaaagtgctgggattacaggcatgagtcactgtgcccagccacctgcTCTATCTCTTAGGAAGCCTccctagccaggcgcggtggctcacgcctgtaatcccagcactttgggaggccgaggtgggcggatcatgaggtcaggagattgagaccatcctggctaacacggtgaaaccccatctctactaaaaatacaaaaaaattagccgggcatgatggggggtgcctgtagtcccagctactcagaaggctgatgcaggagaatggtgtgaactcaggaggcggagcttgcagtgagccgagatcatgccattgcactccagcctgggtgacagagcgagactctgtctcaaaaaaaaaaaaaaaaaaaagcctctctgTTGGTGGAATACCCATATGAGGGAATATGATGCAGCATGTAAGGAATGAGGCACCCTTCCATTCTACAATGTGAATGAAACAGGAAAACATGATGctgagtgagagaagccagatgCAAATAGCCACAGAGTGTGAGGTGTCATTGATCTGAAATGTACAGAACAGGCAAATCccggctgagcgcagtggctcatgcttgtaatcccagcactttaggaggctgaggtggatggatcacctgaagtcacgTGTtggagaacaacctggccaacatggtgaaacctggtctctactaaaaatacaaaaattagctgggcatggtggcgcgtgcctgtaatcccagctacttgggagactgaggcaggagaatcgcttgaatctggcagttggaggttgcagtgagctgagatcgtgctgctgcactgcaccctgggcgacaaagcaagacgctgtctcgagaaaaaagaaaaaaaaaagaacaagcaaaTCCATAGACAGACAGTAGATTAGCGGCTGCCAGGGATGAAGaagggggaatggggagtgattGCTAATGGGGACAGGGTTTCCTGTTGGGTGATTAAAATATTCTGGAACCAGATAGTAGCGATAGTTGCCTAAGACTATGAATGTGCTAAatcccactgaattgtacacttcaaagTGGTTAAaagctgggcgaggtggttcacacctgtaatcccagcacttttggaagctgaggtgagaggttgcttgaggccaggagttcgacaccagctcaggcaacataggtagaccagtctctacaaaaaataagaaactatCCAGGAATGGCAGTGcttgcctatagttccagctagttgcggggctgaggcagaagaattgcttgagcccaggacatggaggctgcagtgagctatgatcacaccactgcactccagcctaggtgacagagcgagaccctgcctcaaaaaatagaaataaaatacactggttaaaatgctaattttttttttttttatttttgagacggagtctcactctgttgcccaggctggagtgcagtggcgcaatcgcagctcactgcaagctccggctcccaggttcacgccattctcctacctcagcctcccgagtagctgggactacaggtgcccgccatcacatccggcaaatttttgtatttttagtagagacggggtttcaccttgttagccaggatggtctcaatctcctgacctcatgctccgcctgcctcggcttcccaaaatgctgggattacaagtgtcagccaccgcgcctggcctaaagtgGTAATGTTTTTGTTATGTGTACTTTGCCACAATGAAACTGCAacttaactgggtatggtggtgcacacctgtagttccagcttcttggattgggagactgaggcaggaggattgcttgagccaggagttcaagtccagcctgggctacatggcaagaccctgtctctaaacaaacaaaaccagaaacacCCCCAGCAACTCAGCTTTCAGGGTCCTGTATCTCTGTCTGTTtctgcctggggtgggggtgagggtcaGGGTACGGGAGCCAGCCTCTGCTGCCTACTCTCTGGTGCCCACAGTTTGCCACGCCCCAGGCTTGGGGGACATTGAGAGAGTCACAGcctctctctggcctcagttaGCCAATGTGAATAAGAAGGGACCTTgagggaccaggtgtggtggctcatgccagtaaccccagcactttgggaggctgaggtgggtggatcacttgaggtcaggagtttgggaccagcctggccaacatgatgaaaccccgtctctgctaaaaatacaaaaattagctgggcgtgatggtggacTCCTGTAGTCctgggtacttgggaggctgaggtaggagaatggcttgaacctgggaggtggtggttgcagtgagctgggatcactcCACTgggttccagcctgggcaacacagcaagactccctctcagagagaaaacaaaaacaaaaacaaaaacaaataaaggaaGGGACTTTGAGGACCTGAGCTAGCTAGCCCTCCATCAGCCTCTCCAGCATACAGTTGGCACCATTCTTAGTGGTGGTGCATCGTAGGTCGTTTAGCAGCTTTTACCCACTAGACGTCAGTAGCATCCCACCCTCAACTCTGTGGGGaccaccaaaaatgtctctaggcaGTGACAAAAGTCCTCTGAGGCCAGAATCAGTCTCAGTGGCGAATCCCTGGTCTGGTCCCTATCTCTACACTGTGGAGTGGATTTGGGATCACTGACCCCCTTTGGCATCAATTATGTCCTCATTGGGCCAATCGGCCAATCAGAGCATTAATTGCTTCCCCTGATGTTAGTGATTGGTGTAGGAATATTACATGGCCCAAGCTCAGCCTATCAGAGTCAGTCCTGAGACTTTAGCCTGGGCTATTGGGACAGATACATTTTCCTGCAGTGTCTCGGGTATTGGTAGGAGAGGGGCCCAGAACACAAGGGGGACCTTTTTTTTTGGCACTTTCCAGGCTGTTTATACGCGTTCTCTGGCTCTGTACTATTGCTTTGGAAGATAACACACTGCATGATGTCCGACATATGAAAGCAAGGCcaaggacttcttttttttttttgctggaaacATTTTGAAAGGGATTTTGTAATTATTCTTTTAGTTCTAGCTAGCAATGAATGGATGATTGGTTGGATGTGCTTAGGAATTCTTGCTGAATGAGGTCACCTAGCCTCAAAAACAATCTAAATGGGAGGTGAATGAATTCTCAATTTTACGCTTAGTGAGGCTGACAtaatgttacctttttttttttcttttgtaattgttCTTGTATTTTAGAATGAGGAGATCTTATTCCCTAGGTCTTTAATATTTCTGTTGGCCTGTGCAAAGACTCATGGCTCCAGGCATCGTGTCAAAAGTGCTTACAGAGAGAGTCAACTGTCTCAGAGAGAAGCCCACTCAGGGAACAGCAGATGAAGAGGTGAAGTGACaagcatttctgtttctttgttcttttattatcattgtcatttttgagacggagtctcgctccgtcacccaggctgtgcagtggcacgatctcagctcactgcaacctccccctcatgggttcaagcgattctcctgccttcagcctcctgagtagctgtgactacaggcacgaaccaccatgcctggctaatttctttcttttcttttttctttttttttttttttgagacggagtctcgctctattgcccaggcaggagtgcagtggcgcgatctcggctcactgcaacatccacctcccagattcaaacaattctcctgccccagcctctggagtagctgggattacagggatgtgccacaatggttggctaatttttgtatttttagtagagatggggttttaccatgttgcccaagctgatctcaaactcctgatctcaagtgatccacccgcctcggcctcccaaagtgctggaattacaggtgcgagccatcacacccggctgaGAGGCATTTCTGATAACCTAATTTGAGTACCTGGATCCAGCCGCACCTGAGGCCAACTTCTCTGATAATTTCAGATGCACAAGTCATTCAtcccttctcctttttttaaaaaaaaaactacctctGGAGCATTTCATTAAGTGAAACAACAAAAGTTATGTGGCGTTCCGTGCACTTTGTATATATAAATTCCCACAGTGAATCTTAGGCTCACAtctccttaaaaatattttaaatatgtctttttatttatttattttttgagatgaagtttcactctgtcgcccaggctggagggcagtttgcgcgatctcagctcactgaaacctccgcctctcaggttcaagcgattcttccatctcagcctcccgaatagctgggattacaggcacctgccaccaggtctagctaattttttttgaatttttaatagaggggggatttcagcatgttggccaggatagtctgaaactcctatcctcaagtgattcacccacttcagcctcctaaagtgctgggattataggcatgagccactgtgcccagcctaaatatcTTTTCAAACTTCTATTTTTCTATGGTGggactataaaaaaaaaaaaaaaaaaaaaaaaacagtaatagcaAATCCTGTTTCTCATTCAGTGggatattttttcttcctgtaaatCAGATTGTTTACAGGGCTGGCAGGGACTTATATATGATTCAGCGTTGAGTCCCCAGCATCATCAACACATTTGTTTCAAGATTAAAACAAATACAAGGCATTAGGAGTCTCTTGAAAGACACTTAATGATTTGGTTCCTTTACCAGCCCGGATGGATGAAGAAAGTTGATTGAAGAAAAGTTATTATAAATCAGGAAGGAAGGACAGTGTGGCACGTTCTGGCATCTGgggtatcctttttttttttttttttttttaattttctcaagcCATTTTTGAGCTGGAGATTGATatttgtaaccaaaacagctttcACTCATTCCAACCtgtaaaatgctatttttttttttttttttttttgagacagagttttgtccttgttgcccaggctggagtgcagtggcgtgatcttggctcactgcaacctctgcctccagcgttcaagtgattcctctgcctcagcctcctgagtagctgagaatacacgcgcccaccaccatgcctggctaatttttttgtatttttagtacagatggggtttcaccatgttggccaggctggtctcgaacttctgacctcaagtgatccactggcctcagccctccagagtgctgggattataggcgtgagccactgcgcctggccaaaatgctATCTTTAGACACCACCCAGGCCatgaaaatttttattcaaaCAAATGTATAAAACTGAAGAATCAGAAGTGTTCTAATGACAACTAGCATTTGTGGAGTCCCTACTGGAGTCAGATGCCATCcacgggcttttttttttttaatgagacagggtcttgctgtatcacccaggctggagtgcgatgcagtggtgcaatcatggctcactgcagcctcaaccttctgggcttaggtgatcctcccaccttagcctcctgagtagctgggactgcaggtgtgtaccaccacaccaagcctaagtctcccaaattgctgggataccgatgtgagccactatgcctggtcctATGGGCTTTCATGAGGATTAAATCTCAGAATCTCCTCAAGTGGTTCTGTGAGGTAGAGACAGTTATTCCCATTGTACTGACAAGGAAATCAAGGCACGGAGAGAATTTGCCCAAGGCACCAAAGCAAGGAAGTGTCAGAGCCTGGAGCTGAACTCAAGGAGACTGTCTGCGGAGTTGATCCCAGTTAGGGGACCATTGCTGCTCTCTACCCAACCCAGGATCCTATGCCCCACATTCTATTTCAGCACACACCTGCTAAGTAGACAGAGATCCCACAGCAGAAAAGGCCAAGGGCCACGTGTCTGAGGAGGCGGCAGTCATAGAGAAACCAGTCAGACCTGGAATGAAGGGAAGCAGGAAGATAAAGGGTTCAGGAAGTGGAGCTGGTAGGGGGAGGTCAGTGAGGACAGGGAGGGAGAGCAGCTTAAATGAGACAAGGACCCAGCTTTCAGGGACCCAAAATCTATGTGAGTACCTAACCATCATCCATCTACTCACCCACCCATTTATATCCATTTACTTATCCActctccatctatccatccattcatccatcaactcatccatccatcagcccatccatccatctatccacccatttatccacccattcatccatctgtccactcatccatccatccacccatccatccatctgcccattcacccatccatccacttacccatccatccatccatccatccatccatccatccatccatccatccatccatccatccatccatccttctgttcacccatccacccacttatccatccctccatccacttatccatccatctgtccatctatccatccatccatttatccatccatcaacccagtcatccatccactcattcattcatccatccatccatttatcaattcattcatccatccacttatcTATCCATCAgccccatccattcatccatccatacaATCATTTCGATATCCACCATCCACCTATCTgatatctatccatttatctatgctccatccatccacccatccattttTCCAAGTCAGTGTCCACCATCCATTTACCATCCATATTCATTGATTATTCGACCAGCACTCATATACAGcctttcattcatttaaccatGTGCTAttaacccatccatccattcatttaaacACCCTCCGCTATCCTATCTATCCATtcctcacccacccatccactggTCATCCATCTCCCATTCCTATCCATCCAcccctcatccatccatccatccatccaatcatccatccctccctccctccctccctccctccttccttccatccatccaccatctatTCTCTTTCCCCTATAATCCATCTATATACATGAGTCCAGTCAAACACCCAACACTCAGGAAGAAGCTACTATGTGCAGATACTTGCTACACACCTGGCTTCCATTATTTTACAGACCACAAGCTTCTttgagagatgaggaaactgagtttcacGTGCTGTTATTGATGGTACAAACAGCGGCCCCAAGAGGTGAGACTGATTtaggaggaaatggaggctctgaGAGCTTCCATCCTCACTCAGCTCCCACCAGTATAATGAAAGTGGATGCCTTCCCTTCCTGCCACCTTCCCTCCTATCCCCTTTTCAGCACAGAGGCTAGAGGTGGTCATTAAAAACCTAAATCAGATCACCTTCCTCCTCACTCACAACCCTCCTATGCAGGAGAAATCCCAAAGTCCTATGCCCTCTCtatcccatctctctcttttctttccttctcagcaCTCATTACCAtctgctattattgttattagagatggggtcgcactatgttgcccaaactagaGCGCAGTGGTTATTCAtaagcatgatcatggctcactgcagcctcaacctcctgggctcaagagatcctcttgcctcagcctctcaagtatatggaactacaggcatgcaccaccacacctagctaattattatttttttctttttgtacaggcaaggtcttgctatattacccaggctggtctcaaattcctggcctcccagcactttgggaggccaaggtgggtggatcacttgaggttaggagttcgagaccagcctggccaacatggtgaaaccccacctctactaaaaatacaaaaattagctggctgtggtggtgcgcacctgtaattccagctactcgagaagctgaggtgggagaatcgcttgaacccgagaggtggaggctgcagtgaaccaagataccgccactgcactccagcctgggtgacagagcaagactctgtctcaaaaaaacaaaaacaaaaacaaaaacaaaaaaaaacctcctggcctcaaatgatcctcctgcctctgcctcccctacagtgctgggattgcagctgtGAACGATCACGCCTGGCCCTTGTTATGTTTCCTTATTTTCTGTGACTCCATGAGAGCAGGTCTGGGTCCACTTGGTCCCTGCTGTGTCTCTGATGCCCCGAGCCAGACCCACCCCCCTGCAGGCAAGCACCCAACACTTGTTTGCTGACCCATAGGACCCATGCATTTCATTGTCCCTTGGGTGGAAGGTGTGTGGTCTAAAGAGGATCTACCCCAGTGGTGGAAGTTCTTATCTGCTCAATTTCACAGAATTCTGGTTTAGAATTTGGGCTCCTCTCCTCTGACATTCTGGAGGGAAACACTACCACGTGGACAGTGGGGTCCTCAGCTCAAGGAGGGTTCCTCCTTCCACAACCACTGCCCCGATAGAGGTCCCTCAATGACCACATCCCTGAGTTCAGGtccctgaggaaggaactcaatTTCAGGCCAGGATACAGGCTCTGGCTGGCTCTACCCAGAACCAAGTTCAAGTCCAGTACTCTCCCGCCCCCCACCCACTTTCAAGCCAGACAGCCTTAGAGTTCAGCCTCCCCTGTTTGAGATCCAGGCAAGCTGATCCTGGaccctctttgggcctcagtttcctcatctgcaaaacgggAGACACAGCAGTGGTTGCACCTGCCgcaaaatttaacaaatatagaatggagggagggagggaggaagagaggaagggagggaggaagagaggaagggagggaggcagagatgcACGGAGTGGTAGAgagagggaagtggggagggaagcTGTCCCCCCAGCCTGAGGCCAAAAGAGGG
This Rhinopithecus roxellana isolate Shanxi Qingling chromosome 8, ASM756505v1, whole genome shotgun sequence DNA region includes the following protein-coding sequences:
- the TMEM221 gene encoding transmembrane protein 221 isoform X2 translates to MSRSYGGRVLAAMTLLGIAAAVLTVLGAQLLFQLQAGRAELRGLREDGLGQELGAGPGLPEDAAGALLPLAAALAALVLVLGFTCLLLAALCGHLGAELARGPGPRRSDWFLYDCRLLRHVALGLFCCGISVYLAALSIYALLLFEIETGAAAASILGSGALVLVAVLTHTLLRAARATRRGLHELSPPSFEDDLTRPAEVSKASPRAQPQQDEETEAPREAVTHLGAHGQD
- the TMEM221 gene encoding transmembrane protein 221 isoform X1, translated to MSRSYGGRVLAAMTLLGIAAAVLTVLGAQLLFQLQAGRAELRGLREDGLGQELGAGPGLPEDAAGALLPLAAALAALVLVLGFTCLLLAALCGHLGAELARGPGPRRSDWFLYDCRLLRHVALGLFCCGISVYLAALSIYALLLFEIETGAAAASILGSGALVLVAVLTHTLLRAARATRRGLHELSPPSFEDDLTRPAEVSKASPRAQPQQGIHRRTPYSICPEPGDPFVSMATATAPAALGGGWESSLPATRMHRTLSGLGHWDGVTHEMRRMLGHRPGSTGKDSTLV